The DNA sequence ATCCTTGTTGTCCGGGCGCGCCACCAGAATGTTCACATAGGGCGAGTCTTTCCCTTCGATCGCCAGAGCATCCTTGGTCGGCACCAGTTTTGCCTCCAGCGCATAGTTCGTGTTGATGCATGCCAGGTCCACTTCGCCCAGCGCCCGCGGCAGCATGGCGGCTTCCAGTTCCTTAAACTTCACGTGCTTCGGGTTTTCGACAACGTCCTTGACAGTCCCTTTGATGCCGACGCCATCTTTCAATTTAATGATGCCGTTTTTCTCGAGCAGCGCCAATGCCCGCCCGCCATTCGTCGCATCGTTCGGAATGGCGATCGTCGCGCCGTCTTTCAACTCGTCCAGTTTCTTGATTTTCTTCGAGTAGACGCCGAATGGCTCAATGTGGACGTTCGTGACTTTGACCAGGTTCATTTTTTGATCCTTGTTGAACTGATCCAGGTACGGCGTGTGCTGGAAAAAGTTGGCGTCCAGTTGCTTTTCGAACACCTGAACGTTCGGCTGCACATAATCGTTGAACACCTTGATGTCCAGGTTGACCCCTTGCTCTTTCAATTTCGGTTTGACAAATTCGAGAATTTCCGCATGCGGAACGGCGGTTGCGCCAACCTTCAATGTCACTTCTTTCTTGTCGCCGCCGGCTGCCGGAGCAGGTGCCGCGGTTTCCTTCTTGCCGCATCCGGCCAGCGAAAATGCAAGTGTAAGCGACAATACGGGTACGAGCCATTTTTTCATATCCGGTTTCTCCTTTCGATGTTTGCCATTCTTACTTCATCTATACCAATCGGTGCTCCCGCCCTGTAGCAGCCCACCGCTTGCTATTTCCGGCTGAAACGGTGCACCAGGCGGTCTCCCGCTGTCTGCAGAATCTGCACCAACACCAGCAAAACCGCGACCGTTACCAGCATCACATCGGTCTGGAACCGTTGGTAGCCGTAGCGGATCGCCAGGTCTCCGAGTCCACCGCCGCCGATTACACCCGACATCGCGGTATAGGAGACGAGCGCGACGGTTGTGATCGTAATCCCCGCGATCAGTCCAGGCCGTGATTCAGGCAGCAACACGTTCCAGATGATCTGCCAGTTGGAAGCTCCCATCGACTGGGCCGCCTCAATCACGCCGCGGTCCACTTCGCGCAGCGATGTCTCCACTAACCTTGCAAAAAACGGGGCGGCGCCGATCACGAGCGGCGGAATCGATCCCTGCACGCCAAGCGATGTGCCGACGATCAGTTTGGTGAATGGGATCAACAGGATCATCAGGATGATGAACGGCACCGACCGCAGGATGTTGACGACAAACGAGACGATCGAATAAAAAATCCGATTTTCCAGTAGCTGTCCCCTTGATGTCAGAAACAACAGAACGCCGAGCGGCAACCCGATGAGCACGGTGAACAAAGTGGACAGCCCCAGCATCGTCAGCGTGTCGAGCGTTGCCGTCGAAATCTCTTCCCAGTCGACGTTCTCAAATGTCCATTCCATTTCAGATCACCTCCACTTTCAGCCCGTGCTGGCGCAACCGGTCGATCGACTGCTGAACCTGCATCTGCCCGCCTTCCAGTTCAACAACCAACTGCCCGTAGGGCGTGTCTTTCATGCGGGAAATCGTGCCCTGCAGAATGTTAAACGATGCACCGACCTCCTGCATCGTCCGGAACAAAATCGGCTGATACGTCTGCTCGCCCAGGAATGTAATCCGCACGATCGTGCGATGACCGGCCGATTTTTCACGGGCGATCACCTGCTGCAGTTCGAGCGAGTCGACCACCTGTTCAACAAATTCGCGGGTTGTCGGGTGGTGCGGTTTCAAAAACACGTTAGCCACCGGCCCTGCCTCAACAACCCGGCCGCCGTCGATCACCGCCACCCGGTCGCAGATCGAGCGAACCACATGCATTTCATGCGTAATCAACACGATCGTAATCCCGAATTGGCGGTTGATGTCCCGCAGCAACGTGAGGATCGAATTGGTCGTCTGCGGGTCAAGCGCCGATGTCGCTTCATCACACAAGAGCACTTTCGGATCGTTCGCCAGTGCTCTGGCGATGCCGACCCTCTGTTTCTGGCCGCCCGACAATTGCGCCGGATACTTGTCCCGATGCGCCTCAAGGCCGACCAGCGCCAATAGTTCGCCGACTTTCCGGTCGATCTCCGCCTGCGTGCGCTTCGCCAGCTTCAACGGAAACACGATATTGTCCGCGACCGTGGCGGACGACAGCAGATTGAAATGCTGAAAAATCATCCCGATCTGCCGACGTTCCTCTTGCAGCCTGCGTCCGTCAAGCGCTGTCAGATTGACTCCATCGACGGTGACTGTGCCGGATGTCGGCCGCTCCAGCAGGTTGATGCAGCGGATCAGCGTGCTCTTGCCGGCGCCGGAATGGCCGATGACGCCAAAAATTTCACCTTTTTCTATGGACAAATCGATTCCGCGCAAGGCGGGAACCGAATGTTTGCCAACCCGGTACTCCTTGTGCAAATTGCGCAGTTCAATCATCCGTACTCACCTCCGTTTGCCTCAACAAAAAACCCCTTTTTCACAGATTGAAAAAGGGGTTGCCAGACGACTTACCCTTCTCATCTGCCAGGATTTGTTATATCCTGAAGGAATTGGCACCATGTCGCTCATCCGCATCATCCTGATGAGCCGGTTGCCGGGCTTCATTGGGCCTTTCCCTCCGCCTCTCTTGATAAGAAGATCTTCCTGTCAGTCTATTTAATTGTAGATTAAAAAATTCAAACCTGATTATATCCGCTTCCTATCAAAAAGTCAATCAAAAATCTTGATAAAAAATTATATTATATATTGGAATAAAATTAATTGTATGAAAACGGAGGCAATCCTTATTCGGTCATGTACTTTTCTTTTTTCCGGCGGCGAATTTGCAGCTGGTTGATCTGCATAATCAGGTTCTTCTGTTCTTTTTCTTCAAAGAAAATAAACTCCGCCCCGTATAACAGCAGACTGTCTTCCGGCTTCTTCCAGACCAACTGACCGTAGACATTGATCTTTTGTTCCGGCACGTCGATCGCAAACTGCCAGATCAGCATTTCGCTGACGGGCAAATCCCGGTCCGACAGAAAGCAAAGACCGCCGCCGGATATGTTTTGCACTTCCACTTCAAACTCTTCCCCGATCGGCAACAGTTTGCTCCCCAGTTTGCGCAGGCGCAGCGAACAAAAAGCGGTCAACGGAACGCGGAAAAATTCTCTCTGCTTCATGCGATTTGACGTTCCTCCCATTTTACCCCGAACACCCTGCCCTGTTTCACTCGATCTAATAGTGCTATTAATTTATATCAGCAGGGATTTGCCCTCTAGGTGCTGGAGTCCTATTTTGTCAAGTTCGATCCCCTGTCGATGAAAAAAGGCGTTTCCCGCAAAGGGAAACGCCTGTTACAACATTGGGATGTTATACGATCGGGACTTTTGCACTAATCCGTTGGACGATCAGGTCTCCCATGCGGGAGGTCGATACGGTCGGTTCAGCGGGGCCTGCCAAATCGGCAGTTCGTACCCCTTCCGCCAGCACCTCTGCCACCGCTTGTTCGATCACGGTCGCTTCCTGTTCCCAACCGAATGAGTGCCGTAGCATCAGTGCCGCGGACAAAATCATGCCGAGCGGGTTGGCGACGCCCTTGCCCGCGATGTCAGGGGCAGACCCGTGAATCGGTTCATACAGGGCGACGCCCGCTCCCAGGCTGGCAGACGGCAGCATACCGATCGAACCGGTCAGCATGGCCGCTTCGTCCGACAGGATGTCGCCGAACATGTTCTCCGTCACGATCACATCGAATTGGCGTGGATTGCGAATCAACTGCATGGCGCAAGTGTCGACTAGGATATGATCGTACTGGACATCCGGATACTCCTTGGCGATCCGCTCGACTGTCTCGCGCCAGAGGCGGGACGATTCCAGGACGTTCGCCTTGTCGACCGAGTGCACCCGTTTCCTTCTCGTCCGCGCCACTTCGAACCCCATCCGGACGATTCGCTCGATTTCGCCGGTCGTGTAAACGAGCGTATCGGTTGCCACTTCGCCGCCGACCGCCGGTTTCCTGCTTTTCTCACCGAAGTAGAGACCGCCGGTCAGCTCCCGCAAAATCAGCAGGTCGACGCCAAGCAACACTTCTTGTTTCAAAGTGGAAGCGTGCAGCAGCGGTTCAAACGCGCGAACCGGCCGCAGATTCGCGTACACACCGAGTTCCTTCCGCATCCGCAGCAGACCCGTTTCCGGGCGCAGATGACCGGGGTTGTGATCCCACTTCGGCCCTCCGACGGCAGCCAGCAGTACGGCGTCTGCCGCTCTGATGCCTTCCAGGGTCTGTGGAGGAAGCGGATCGCCAAACCGGTCGATCGCATCCCCGCCGATCGAAAATGTTGCAAACTCGAAGCTACGGGAGAAGTGGCGGCCGACCGTCTCCAGCACTTTCACGGTCTCGGCGGTGATTTCCGGGCCGATGCCGTCTCCCGGCAGCAGTGCGATCTTAGGCATGCACATCCACCTGCTCTTTCCGGCGTCTGAACTCTTTGCCGAGCGTGTCCATCCGCTTGATGATCATGCGGTTGATCGCATCCAGGTAGGCGCGGGCGCTCGCCTCCAGCACGTCGGTCGAGACGGCGCGGCCGTTTGCCACAATGTCGCCCTGACGAACCTGGACGCGCACCTCGCCGAGCGCATCCTGGCCGCCCGTCACCGAATCGATCTGGTAGTGCAGTAGTTCGACCGGCTCATCGGTGATGCGGTCGATCGCCCGATAGATCGCGTCCACCGCACCGTTGCCAACCGCCGCTTCCTGCAGCAGCCCTTTTTCATCATCGTGCAGTCCGATCGTCGCGGTGGGAACTCCTTGCGTGCCGCACGATACGTGCATAAACTCCAAACGATAGGCCACCTGCGAAGAGTCGACTTCGTATTCGAGCAGCAGGGACAGGATATCTTCGTCGGTCACGTATTTTTTCTTGTCGCAGAGATCTTTGAACTTGCGGAACACGTTATTCAACGCTTCGCCTTCCAGTTCGTAGCCGAGCGACTTGATGTGCTCCTTGAACGCGTGGCGGCCCGAGTGTTTCCCAAGTACCAGTTTGGTGTCCGCCATGCCGACCGTTTCCGGACGGATGATTTCATAGGTCGATTTTTCCTTTAACATGCCGTCCTGATGAATCCCCGATTCGTGGGCGAATGCGTTGGCTCCGACGATCGCTTTGTTCGGCTGGACGACCATGCCGGTCAGCTTCGATACCAGCCGGCTGGTGCGGGCGATCTGCGAGAGATCTAGACTGGTCGCCGCCTGGTACACATTCGGCCGGGTAGCAAGCGCCAGCGCCACTTCCTCGATCGCCACGTTACCGGCCCGTTCGCCGATCCCGTTGATCGTTCCCTCGATCTGATCGACGCCCGCCGCGATGGCGGCCAATGTGTTGGCGGTCGCCAAACCGAGATCGTCGTGGCAATGGGCGGACAATTTGAGCTTCTCAATCCCCTTCGCATGTTCCCGAACGTACCGGAACAAGTGGGCGTATTCCTCCGGGGTCAGGTAGCCAACCGTATCGGGAATGTTCAACACGGTAGCTCCCGCCTTCGCCGCCACTTCCGCCACTTTCACCAGAAAATCGAGTTCGCTGCGGCCCGCATCTTCTGGCGAAAATTCGACATCGGGAAAATATTTGCGGGCCAGCCGGACGGCCGCGTCAATCTGCTCCAAAACTTGCTCCGGAGTCATCTTCAGCTTGTGTTGCATGTGAATCGGGGAGGTCGCAAGAAACACGTGGATGCGTGGATGCTCCGCCCCTTTCAATGCTGCGTACGCTTGCTCGATGTCGTTTTGCACCGCGCGCGACAGCGAACAAACGCTGACTCCCCGGATTTCGTTCGCAATCCGCTGAACGGATTCAAAATCTCCCTTGGAGGAAGCTGCAAATCCCGCCTCAATGACGTTGACACCCAGTCGGGCAAGCTGCCGGGCAATCTCCATTTTTTCTTCTTGCGTCAGGCTGACGCCAGGGGACTGTTCCCCGTCCCGCAGCGTGGTGTCAAATACCTCAATCGTGCGCATATACTCTCCCTCCCATTTTTCGTGTACCCGTTTTGTGTCCCTCGCCAGGGGTCTGTTGCCGCCTGCCGGCTCCTATTTCTGGATCCAGCTCATCATTTCGCGCAGCTGGGCACCGACCTGTTCGATCGGATGTTCCGCTTCCTGCCGCTTGATCGCATTGTACGACGGACGCCCAGCCTGATTTTCGAGGATCCATTTTTTCGCGAATTCCCCGCGCTGAATCTCTTCCAGCACTTTCCGCATCTCCCGCTTCGTCTCCTCCGTCACGATCCGCGGCCCGGTGACGTAATCGCCAAACTCGGCCGTGTCGGAAATCGAGTAACGCATGCGGGACAGCCCGCCCTCATACATCAGGTCCACGATCAACTTCAGCTCGTGCAGACATTCAAAATACGCAATCTCCGGCCGGTAGCCCGCTTCCACCAGCGTTTCAAACCCTGCCTTGACAAGGGCGCTGACGCCGCCGCAAAGGACTGCCTGTTCGCCGAACAGATCAGTTTCCGTTTCTTCCCGGAAGGTCGTCTCGATCACGCCCGCCCGGGTGCAGCCGATGCCTTTCGCATAGGCGAGTGCGATCTGTTTCGCCTGGCCGGTTGCATCCTGATGAACCGCCAACAATCCCGGCACTCCAGCGCCCTGCGTATAGACCCGGCGTACCAGATGGCCCGGGCTCTTTGGAGCAACCATCGCTACATCGACATAGTTCGGCGGATTGATCTGCCCGAAGTGAATGTTAAAACCATGTGAGAACATCAGCATTTGGCCGGCCCGCAGGTGCGGCGCAATCTCTTCGCGGTAGGTTTGCGCCTGGCGCTCATCCGGCATCAGAATCTGAATGATGTCGGCCACTTTTGCCGTATCCGCCACCGTCATCACTTCAAACCCGTCCTGTTCCGCTTGCGTCCAAGACTTGCCGGGACGGGCGGCCACCACTACCTTCACACCGGAATCGCGCAGGTTCTGCGCCTGCGCGTGGCCCTGCGAGCCGTATCCGACCACCGCAACCGTTTTACCTTGCAGGAATTTCAAATCCGCATCATGGTCATAATACATTTTCATCGTTCGATCCCTCTCCCACAGTGGAATGATTGGTGTATTGTCTGGTCTCCGCCCCGCCCGGCCGCATCCCGGTTGCTTCACGAGCCGGGCGGCGGCGAAGTCAATCGAAATCAAATTCTATGATCCTATGACCGATTCCATGACTGGAAAATCGTCGCTTCCCGATGCGTCACTTAACCCGTGCGGCAACCTGGCTGCGCACCAATGCGGTGGCGCCGGTTCTCGCGATCTCCTTGATGCCGTAAGGGCGGAGCAGTTCGATCAACGCGTCGTTTTTCTCGCGGTTTCCGGTCGCCTGAATGATCATCGACGAGCGGCCGACATCGACCACCGAGGCGCGAAACGGTTCGACGATGCCCGCGATCTCGCTGCGGGTGGCCGGGTTGGCGCTGATTTTGATCAGCAGCAGTTCACGCTCCACCATCGGTTCGCGCGTGATGTCCTGCACCTTGATCACGTCGATCAGCTTGTGCAGCTGCTTCATCACCTGCTCGAGCGTCGCTTCATCGCCGATCGTGGTGATCGTCATCCGGGACAGCCCGGGCTCTTCCGCCGGTCCGACCGTCAGGCTGTCGATGTTGTAGCCGCGGCGGGAAAACAATCCCGCTACGCGCGCCAGCACGCCCGGTTGGTCATTGACCAGCACCGACAAGGTATGCCTCATTCGTCCCACCCCTTGACGATCATCTCATCGTTGCCTTTCCCCGGCGGAACCATCGGGAACACGTTTTCTCCCTCTTCCACGATAAAATCAACCACCACAGGCCCCGGATGCGCCAATGCTTCGGCGATCGCCCGCTCCGCCTGTTCCGGGGTTTCGGCGCGAATCCCCTTGACATTGAACGCCTCCGCCACCCGCACAAAATCGGGCGCTCCGATTTTCGATTCGGACAGCCGGTTGTCATGGAACATCTCTTGCCACTGGCGGACCATACCAAGAAACCGGTTGTTGATAACAAACACTTTGACCGGGATATTCCGCTCTGAGATCGTCTGCAGTTCCTGGATGTTCATCTGGAACGAAGCATCGCCGGCGATGCAGATGACAGTCGCGTCCGGCCTTGCAAGCTGGGCGCCCATCGCAGCCGGGAAGCCGTATCCCATCGTCCCCAGTCCACCCGACGTAATAAAGGTCCGCGGTTCCTTCGCACGGTAAAAATGGGCCGCCCACATCTGATGCTGACCGACCTCGGTCGTGACGATCGC is a window from the Effusibacillus pohliae DSM 22757 genome containing:
- a CDS encoding MetQ/NlpA family ABC transporter substrate-binding protein, whose product is MKKWLVPVLSLTLAFSLAGCGKKETAAPAPAAGGDKKEVTLKVGATAVPHAEILEFVKPKLKEQGVNLDIKVFNDYVQPNVQVFEKQLDANFFQHTPYLDQFNKDQKMNLVKVTNVHIEPFGVYSKKIKKLDELKDGATIAIPNDATNGGRALALLEKNGIIKLKDGVGIKGTVKDVVENPKHVKFKELEAAMLPRALGEVDLACINTNYALEAKLVPTKDALAIEGKDSPYVNILVARPDNKDSDAIQKLAKALNTPEVKKFMEDKYQGAVVPAF
- a CDS encoding methionine ABC transporter permease — encoded protein: MEWTFENVDWEEISTATLDTLTMLGLSTLFTVLIGLPLGVLLFLTSRGQLLENRIFYSIVSFVVNILRSVPFIILMILLIPFTKLIVGTSLGVQGSIPPLVIGAAPFFARLVETSLREVDRGVIEAAQSMGASNWQIIWNVLLPESRPGLIAGITITTVALVSYTAMSGVIGGGGLGDLAIRYGYQRFQTDVMLVTVAVLLVLVQILQTAGDRLVHRFSRK
- a CDS encoding methionine ABC transporter ATP-binding protein, which encodes MIELRNLHKEYRVGKHSVPALRGIDLSIEKGEIFGVIGHSGAGKSTLIRCINLLERPTSGTVTVDGVNLTALDGRRLQEERRQIGMIFQHFNLLSSATVADNIVFPLKLAKRTQAEIDRKVGELLALVGLEAHRDKYPAQLSGGQKQRVGIARALANDPKVLLCDEATSALDPQTTNSILTLLRDINRQFGITIVLITHEMHVVRSICDRVAVIDGGRVVEAGPVANVFLKPHHPTTREFVEQVVDSLELQQVIAREKSAGHRTIVRITFLGEQTYQPILFRTMQEVGASFNILQGTISRMKDTPYGQLVVELEGGQMQVQQSIDRLRQHGLKVEVI
- a CDS encoding PilZ domain-containing protein; this encodes MKQREFFRVPLTAFCSLRLRKLGSKLLPIGEEFEVEVQNISGGGLCFLSDRDLPVSEMLIWQFAIDVPEQKINVYGQLVWKKPEDSLLLYGAEFIFFEEKEQKNLIMQINQLQIRRRKKEKYMTE
- the leuB gene encoding 3-isopropylmalate dehydrogenase, with the protein product MPKIALLPGDGIGPEITAETVKVLETVGRHFSRSFEFATFSIGGDAIDRFGDPLPPQTLEGIRAADAVLLAAVGGPKWDHNPGHLRPETGLLRMRKELGVYANLRPVRAFEPLLHASTLKQEVLLGVDLLILRELTGGLYFGEKSRKPAVGGEVATDTLVYTTGEIERIVRMGFEVARTRRKRVHSVDKANVLESSRLWRETVERIAKEYPDVQYDHILVDTCAMQLIRNPRQFDVIVTENMFGDILSDEAAMLTGSIGMLPSASLGAGVALYEPIHGSAPDIAGKGVANPLGMILSAALMLRHSFGWEQEATVIEQAVAEVLAEGVRTADLAGPAEPTVSTSRMGDLIVQRISAKVPIV
- a CDS encoding 2-isopropylmalate synthase yields the protein MRTIEVFDTTLRDGEQSPGVSLTQEEKMEIARQLARLGVNVIEAGFAASSKGDFESVQRIANEIRGVSVCSLSRAVQNDIEQAYAALKGAEHPRIHVFLATSPIHMQHKLKMTPEQVLEQIDAAVRLARKYFPDVEFSPEDAGRSELDFLVKVAEVAAKAGATVLNIPDTVGYLTPEEYAHLFRYVREHAKGIEKLKLSAHCHDDLGLATANTLAAIAAGVDQIEGTINGIGERAGNVAIEEVALALATRPNVYQAATSLDLSQIARTSRLVSKLTGMVVQPNKAIVGANAFAHESGIHQDGMLKEKSTYEIIRPETVGMADTKLVLGKHSGRHAFKEHIKSLGYELEGEALNNVFRKFKDLCDKKKYVTDEDILSLLLEYEVDSSQVAYRLEFMHVSCGTQGVPTATIGLHDDEKGLLQEAAVGNGAVDAIYRAIDRITDEPVELLHYQIDSVTGGQDALGEVRVQVRQGDIVANGRAVSTDVLEASARAYLDAINRMIIKRMDTLGKEFRRRKEQVDVHA
- a CDS encoding ketol-acid reductoisomerase, with the protein product MKMYYDHDADLKFLQGKTVAVVGYGSQGHAQAQNLRDSGVKVVVAARPGKSWTQAEQDGFEVMTVADTAKVADIIQILMPDERQAQTYREEIAPHLRAGQMLMFSHGFNIHFGQINPPNYVDVAMVAPKSPGHLVRRVYTQGAGVPGLLAVHQDATGQAKQIALAYAKGIGCTRAGVIETTFREETETDLFGEQAVLCGGVSALVKAGFETLVEAGYRPEIAYFECLHELKLIVDLMYEGGLSRMRYSISDTAEFGDYVTGPRIVTEETKREMRKVLEEIQRGEFAKKWILENQAGRPSYNAIKRQEAEHPIEQVGAQLREMMSWIQK
- the ilvN gene encoding acetolactate synthase small subunit; amino-acid sequence: MRHTLSVLVNDQPGVLARVAGLFSRRGYNIDSLTVGPAEEPGLSRMTITTIGDEATLEQVMKQLHKLIDVIKVQDITREPMVERELLLIKISANPATRSEIAGIVEPFRASVVDVGRSSMIIQATGNREKNDALIELLRPYGIKEIARTGATALVRSQVAARVK